From a region of the Helicobacter hepaticus ATCC 51449 genome:
- the feoB gene encoding ferrous iron transport protein B, with protein sequence MKPITIVCVGQPNVGKSSLINKICGVHLKVGNFTGVTIEKSEAQLTYKGYNLRIIDLPGIYSLNDYSLNDYSLEERLTKQFLENEDYDVILNVLDSTNLERCLFLTTQLLELNSRMCLALNMSDEAKKEGINIDNALLGEILGVECVSVSALRGENVQLLLDTIINIATLAPKASKRVYTDFLEEEIANMNTFLAQKHYDDVQILLNQKHRGLQSLRDIAIKLLKQDSFVSKALHDKGCWVELSEYTQKCIQRLYTQSGENNVRDILNNDALSFAKGASMESSRISTPLKHSLTQKIDALLLNKYLGIPIFLFLMWLLFQITFYVGEFPKVWIEEGAADIGAWIEEHLPYEFLASLLSGGIIAGVGAVLSFLPHILILFCGIVFLESTGYMARVAFLLDGFFHKFGLHGKSFIPLVTGFGCSVPAYMSTRMLKNRNDRMLTLFIINFMSCGARLPVYTLFIGAFFAPQVAGNVLYGIYIFGALVGLCMAKILKLTAFKGDDEPFVMEMPKYRLPTLRLIAFSVWHKAVSYIKKAGTFILLASVIIWVGTQFPKNAVLEEQMTQSVQILKENMNLTQENDALQNEIDEIYHNYQAALVEQSYLGRIGQFIQPIFAPMDFDWKLSVSLLNGLLAKETIISSMGVLYALGDDIDENNTTPLRDVLQEHISLPSAIAFILFIMFYNPCFAASIVFGKEAGGKRYIAYLFIFTSVVSYIFALFGYALTHFFIRVST encoded by the coding sequence ATGAAACCAATTACGATTGTATGCGTAGGGCAACCAAATGTTGGAAAAAGTTCATTAATTAATAAAATTTGTGGTGTTCATTTAAAAGTAGGAAATTTTACAGGCGTAACGATTGAAAAATCTGAAGCACAACTCACTTACAAAGGCTATAATCTACGAATCATTGACTTACCCGGCATTTATTCGCTTAATGATTATTCGCTTAATGATTATTCGCTTGAGGAGCGTTTAACAAAGCAGTTTTTAGAAAATGAAGATTATGATGTGATTTTAAATGTGCTTGATTCTACAAATTTAGAACGTTGTTTATTCCTTACTACGCAGCTTCTAGAGCTTAATTCGCGTATGTGTTTGGCATTAAATATGAGTGATGAGGCAAAAAAAGAGGGTATTAATATTGATAATGCGCTTTTAGGAGAGATATTAGGCGTAGAATGCGTGAGTGTATCGGCTTTGCGTGGAGAAAATGTGCAGCTTTTACTTGATACAATCATCAATATTGCCACTCTTGCTCCCAAAGCAAGTAAGCGTGTTTATACAGATTTTTTAGAAGAAGAAATTGCAAATATGAATACATTTTTAGCCCAAAAGCATTATGATGATGTGCAGATATTATTAAATCAAAAGCACAGAGGTTTGCAAAGTTTGCGTGATATAGCGATTAAACTTCTTAAACAAGATAGTTTTGTAAGTAAGGCTCTGCACGATAAAGGGTGTTGGGTAGAATTAAGTGAATATACACAAAAGTGTATTCAAAGGTTATATACCCAAAGTGGTGAAAATAATGTGCGCGATATTTTAAATAATGATGCCCTTAGCTTTGCAAAAGGTGCAAGTATGGAATCTAGTCGTATTTCCACTCCTCTTAAGCATTCTCTAACGCAAAAAATTGATGCGCTTTTGCTCAATAAATATCTTGGAATCCCTATATTTTTGTTTTTGATGTGGCTTTTGTTTCAGATTACTTTTTATGTAGGAGAGTTTCCTAAAGTATGGATTGAGGAGGGTGCAGCAGATATTGGTGCGTGGATAGAGGAGCATTTGCCCTATGAATTTCTTGCTTCTTTACTCTCTGGAGGGATTATCGCAGGGGTTGGAGCAGTATTAAGTTTTTTGCCTCATATTTTAATACTTTTTTGTGGAATTGTATTTTTAGAAAGCACTGGATATATGGCACGAGTCGCATTTTTACTTGATGGATTCTTTCATAAATTTGGCTTACACGGCAAGAGTTTTATACCTCTTGTAACAGGTTTTGGTTGCTCTGTCCCTGCATATATGAGCACACGAATGCTTAAAAATCGTAATGATAGAATGCTCACACTTTTTATTATTAATTTTATGAGTTGTGGTGCGCGTTTACCTGTTTATACACTTTTTATTGGAGCTTTTTTCGCTCCACAAGTAGCTGGAAATGTGCTATATGGAATCTATATTTTTGGCGCACTTGTGGGTCTTTGTATGGCAAAGATTCTAAAGCTTACCGCATTTAAAGGTGATGATGAACCTTTTGTGATGGAAATGCCTAAATATCGTTTGCCCACTTTAAGACTTATAGCTTTTAGTGTATGGCACAAAGCAGTGAGCTATATCAAAAAAGCAGGGACTTTTATTTTACTTGCTTCTGTGATTATTTGGGTTGGGACGCAGTTTCCTAAAAATGCAGTTTTAGAGGAGCAGATGACACAATCAGTGCAGATTCTAAAAGAGAATATGAATCTTACACAAGAAAATGACGCATTGCAAAATGAAATAGATGAGATTTATCATAACTACCAAGCAGCTTTAGTAGAGCAAAGCTATCTAGGACGCATAGGGCAATTTATTCAGCCTATATTTGCACCTATGGATTTTGATTGGAAACTTTCTGTTTCACTTCTTAATGGACTTTTAGCAAAGGAAACAATCATTTCGAGTATGGGTGTGTTGTATGCACTTGGTGATGATATAGATGAAAATAACACCACACCTTTGCGCGATGTACTTCAAGAGCATATTAGTCTGCCTAGTGCGATTGCATTTATTTTATTCATTATGTTTTATAACCCTTGTTTTGCAGCAAGCATTGTCTTTGGCAAAGAAGCTGGTGGGAAGCGATATATTGCATATTTATTTATTTTTACAAGCGTGGTATCATATATATTTGCGCTTTTTGGATATGCCCTAACGCATTTTTTTATTAGAGTATCAACTTAG
- a CDS encoding Opr family porin, giving the protein MKFKNLLLVAIFYSNIWAYDSIDEALENGISSGDITFYGSYTNGADSINKAKNDLNESGYMVGSVGLAYHSAFWKYLRVAVSFRAVGTLYEQDKDSQWSSDAFLNNPGRYGNGDASRDFYMNDRTMLGQSYIEYFDGDTSVKVGRVFVDSEWADRLIDGVSVRNRSLPNTLIEALWAKNNGYVQYNKMTGFYDVNPHSALGLTQVSLKYHLGDAVSFKVYGIANPEVFYATGIKASARYESSQSYIGLSGHFATSFEQSYGRFNGENGNGYNTDIKVYVGVKDMAEASGGFVGSGANVGWGSLNTLGNSISPFFMWGGRALLEGVDASLWYGKVMFAIDRVSFAVVYGSTKFRGISYTSMQNPYDRVNEVNLLVDFGFTEHLSALLNVFNTHGGAQRYYPHTTNVNLGMKLAF; this is encoded by the coding sequence ATGAAATTTAAAAACCTGCTTTTAGTGGCAATATTTTATAGCAATATATGGGCTTATGATAGCATTGATGAGGCACTAGAAAATGGTATTTCAAGTGGAGATATTACTTTTTATGGAAGCTATACAAATGGTGCAGATTCTATAAATAAAGCTAAAAATGATTTAAATGAATCTGGCTATATGGTAGGTTCTGTGGGTTTAGCCTACCATTCTGCTTTTTGGAAGTATTTGCGCGTTGCTGTGAGCTTTCGTGCAGTTGGGACATTATATGAGCAAGATAAAGATTCGCAATGGAGTAGTGATGCATTCTTAAATAATCCGGGACGATATGGAAATGGCGATGCTTCAAGAGATTTTTATATGAATGACCGCACAATGCTTGGGCAGTCTTACATAGAATATTTTGATGGTGATACAAGCGTGAAAGTAGGGCGTGTATTTGTAGATTCTGAATGGGCAGATAGGCTTATAGATGGTGTGAGTGTGCGTAATCGTTCCTTGCCAAATACACTTATTGAAGCGTTATGGGCAAAAAATAATGGGTATGTGCAATATAATAAAATGACAGGATTCTATGATGTAAATCCCCATAGTGCATTAGGGCTTACACAAGTGAGCTTAAAATATCATCTTGGTGATGCAGTGAGCTTTAAGGTTTATGGCATTGCCAATCCAGAGGTTTTTTATGCAACGGGGATAAAAGCGAGTGCGCGATATGAAAGTTCACAATCCTACATCGGCTTAAGCGGACATTTTGCGACAAGTTTTGAACAAAGTTATGGTAGGTTTAATGGTGAAAATGGCAATGGATATAACACTGATATTAAAGTATATGTGGGTGTAAAAGATATGGCTGAAGCAAGTGGTGGATTTGTGGGGAGTGGGGCAAATGTTGGCTGGGGTTCGCTTAATACACTTGGTAATAGTATAAGCCCATTTTTTATGTGGGGTGGAAGAGCTTTGCTTGAAGGAGTAGATGCGAGTTTATGGTATGGCAAAGTGATGTTTGCTATTGATAGAGTGAGTTTTGCGGTGGTGTATGGTAGCACGAAGTTTAGGGGGATTAGCTACACGAGTATGCAAAATCCTTACGATAGGGTAAATGAAGTGAATCTTTTAGTTGATTTTGGCTTTACAGAGCATTTAAGTGCGCTTTTAAATGTGTTTAATACACACGGAGGAGCACAAAGATATTATCCACATACGACAAATGTAAATCTCGGTATGAAACTAGCATTTTAA
- the pheS gene encoding phenylalanine--tRNA ligase subunit alpha: protein MQEIMAKLEQLENLNDLERLRVEVMGKKGILTQQFALLKNLEGETKKTFAKELNKNKENFEKMLESKRESLLKVQMNENLTKEVVDASLFTALRPKSNGHPIYQTMDRIIDFFVNMNFAIQTGPLVEDDFHNFEALNLPVFHPARDMQDTFYFKDSMLLRTHTSPVQIRTMQSQHIPIRMIAPGSVFRRDYDLTHSPMFHQVEGLVVDEKDKISFVHLKYILEDFLHYMFGDVRIRFRSSFFPFTEPSAEVDISCVFCGGSGCRVCSHTGWLEVLGCGIVNQKVFDAVGHKNVSGYAFGLGVERFAMLLHRVNDLRSFFETDLRVLEQF from the coding sequence ATGCAAGAGATAATGGCAAAACTAGAGCAATTAGAGAATCTCAATGATTTAGAGCGTTTGCGTGTGGAAGTAATGGGGAAAAAGGGCATTTTAACTCAGCAATTTGCACTCCTTAAGAATCTTGAGGGCGAGACAAAAAAAACCTTTGCCAAAGAGCTTAACAAAAATAAAGAAAATTTTGAAAAAATGCTTGAAAGTAAACGAGAAAGCCTATTAAAAGTGCAGATGAATGAGAATCTCACCAAAGAAGTAGTTGATGCAAGTTTATTTACAGCCTTGCGTCCAAAGAGTAATGGACACCCAATTTATCAAACAATGGATAGAATCATTGATTTTTTTGTCAATATGAATTTTGCAATTCAAACAGGACCTTTAGTAGAAGATGATTTTCATAACTTTGAAGCACTTAATCTTCCTGTATTTCATCCGGCACGAGATATGCAAGATACTTTTTATTTTAAAGATTCAATGCTTTTGCGCACACATACCTCTCCTGTGCAAATTCGCACTATGCAATCACAACATATTCCTATTCGTATGATAGCTCCGGGTAGCGTTTTTAGGAGAGATTATGATTTGACTCATTCACCAATGTTTCATCAAGTTGAGGGCTTAGTAGTTGACGAGAAAGATAAAATAAGTTTCGTGCATCTTAAATATATTTTAGAGGATTTTTTGCATTATATGTTTGGCGATGTGCGCATTCGGTTTCGTTCAAGCTTTTTCCCCTTTACAGAGCCAAGCGCAGAAGTGGATATTAGCTGTGTATTTTGCGGTGGTAGCGGTTGTAGAGTATGTTCTCACACAGGGTGGCTTGAAGTATTGGGCTGTGGTATTGTCAATCAAAAAGTATTTGATGCTGTGGGTCATAAAAATGTGAGCGGATATGCTTTTGGGCTTGGCGTTGAGCGATTTGCTATGCTTCTTCATCGTGTGAATGATTTGCGTAGCTTTTTTGAGACAGATTTACGTGTATTGGAGCAATTCTAA
- a CDS encoding histidine triad nucleotide-binding protein, whose amino-acid sequence MAEKTIFEKIVAGEIPCKKVLENERFLAFYDINPKAPVHILAIPKVCVKDFDCADSKLLGELCGFAQEVTKSVGIDKSGYRIITNIGADGGQEVPHLHLHILGGGKLKFPSLV is encoded by the coding sequence ATGGCAGAAAAAACGATTTTTGAAAAAATTGTAGCAGGCGAGATTCCTTGTAAAAAAGTGCTTGAAAATGAGCGATTTCTTGCTTTTTATGATATTAATCCCAAAGCCCCTGTGCATATTCTCGCTATTCCTAAAGTGTGTGTAAAAGATTTTGATTGTGCAGATTCTAAACTTTTAGGAGAGTTGTGTGGTTTTGCGCAAGAAGTTACCAAATCGGTAGGCATTGATAAAAGCGGATATAGAATCATTACCAATATCGGTGCTGATGGTGGGCAAGAAGTCCCACATTTGCATTTGCATATTCTTGGCGGTGGCAAATTAAAATTTCCTTCACTTGTATAA
- a CDS encoding class I SAM-dependent methyltransferase: protein MQEDALKWNARYQEGFMPNEPSPFVLETCEILKRNFSFTDSKPPKALDIACGNGRHSKILAQMGFEVDGLDISCVALENLANIPYITPILADLDTFTLPQTHYDVILDSFFLDRNLFDAIIKALKPNAMLIFETFIDKSSHQPLNNKILYAGELEAVFSSKRGFQILHQSIYKQNRKDTHTINPAYQHIMRFIAQYKPCSQTHTNTTKSL, encoded by the coding sequence ATGCAAGAAGACGCACTCAAATGGAATGCTCGGTATCAAGAGGGCTTTATGCCCAATGAACCAAGCCCATTTGTGCTTGAAACGTGCGAGATACTTAAGCGAAATTTTTCTTTTACCGATTCTAAACCTCCAAAAGCACTTGATATTGCCTGTGGCAATGGACGACATTCTAAGATTTTAGCCCAAATGGGCTTTGAGGTTGATGGACTTGATATATCTTGTGTTGCATTAGAGAATCTTGCAAATATCCCTTATATTACACCTATTTTAGCAGATTTAGATACTTTTACCCTACCCCAAACACATTATGATGTCATACTTGATAGCTTTTTCCTTGATAGGAATCTTTTTGATGCCATAATTAAAGCACTTAAACCCAATGCTATGCTCATTTTTGAAACCTTTATTGATAAATCCTCTCATCAACCTCTCAATAACAAAATATTATACGCAGGGGAACTTGAAGCAGTATTTAGCTCCAAAAGGGGCTTTCAAATTTTACATCAAAGTATTTATAAACAAAACAGAAAAGATACTCATACAATAAATCCCGCATATCAGCACATTATGCGCTTTATCGCTCAATATAAACCCTGCTCTCAAACACACACCAACACTACAAAGAGTCTTTGA
- a CDS encoding MATE family efflux transporter — MTYNFKQRLRKILSIALPSGGNSLLDIANIAIGMYFIAHISPDSEVTKHNIVALGLGMNCWMFLFALTTIFYVGTNAQVSRAFGERNNLKAGQILSTMSIGAGLCSIPIYALAYVSNELYFDWMGVSGETKELGMLYLGWIFYGIPALFLKTIFISALSAVGDTKSVFFVKIIATSLNIVLNFMLIFGVEKLGIPPFGIMGAGIANVIITYFEGLVLLGILCGLHRHLTFSPTFKWHTLYNGFHIGIPSGLERGLTIFSLVLITKFMTDYGLEVIAGFQIGSRVESFIFMPGFGFQVAAMALVGQMLGAKRLDLAESFIKTILLISSVVMGILGIGLCMLGKELSAIFSTETEVIHYSFDYLLAVGLSQVPLICIFVLDGALRGSGATKLSLWINTGSIWVLRILPMWLCVHYNIAVGYIFAIICCETYLRAGIFGFVFYKGLWKKYIARL, encoded by the coding sequence ATGACATATAACTTCAAGCAACGTCTCCGCAAGATTCTAAGTATTGCCTTGCCCTCTGGAGGAAACTCTTTGCTTGATATTGCTAATATCGCCATAGGAATGTATTTTATTGCTCATATTTCACCCGATTCTGAAGTTACAAAACATAATATCGTGGCACTTGGACTCGGTATGAATTGCTGGATGTTTCTCTTTGCACTCACAACCATTTTTTATGTAGGCACAAACGCACAAGTCTCGCGTGCATTTGGAGAGAGAAATAACCTTAAAGCGGGACAGATTCTAAGCACAATGAGCATCGGGGCTGGGCTTTGCTCTATTCCTATTTATGCACTTGCATATGTAAGCAATGAGTTGTATTTTGACTGGATGGGTGTGAGTGGGGAAACCAAAGAGCTAGGTATGTTGTATTTAGGTTGGATTTTTTATGGGATTCCCGCACTTTTTCTTAAGACAATATTTATTTCTGCACTTTCAGCCGTAGGCGATACTAAAAGCGTTTTTTTTGTAAAAATCATCGCTACAAGCTTAAATATTGTCCTTAATTTTATGCTTATTTTTGGGGTGGAAAAGCTTGGTATTCCACCATTTGGTATTATGGGAGCTGGCATAGCAAATGTTATCATTACTTATTTCGAAGGGCTAGTTTTACTTGGCATTCTCTGTGGGCTACACCGCCATTTGACATTTTCACCCACCTTTAAATGGCATACGCTTTATAATGGATTCCATATTGGTATTCCCTCTGGCCTTGAGCGAGGCTTGACAATTTTTTCCCTTGTGCTTATTACAAAATTTATGACTGATTATGGTTTGGAAGTCATTGCTGGATTTCAAATTGGCTCAAGAGTGGAAAGCTTCATTTTTATGCCCGGTTTTGGATTCCAAGTGGCAGCAATGGCATTAGTTGGACAAATGCTCGGTGCAAAACGATTAGACTTAGCAGAATCTTTTATCAAAACAATTTTACTTATCTCATCAGTAGTTATGGGCATATTAGGTATAGGATTATGTATGCTGGGCAAAGAACTCTCCGCTATTTTTAGCACAGAAACAGAGGTGATTCATTACTCTTTTGATTATCTCCTTGCAGTAGGGCTTTCTCAAGTGCCCCTTATTTGTATTTTTGTGCTTGATGGAGCATTGCGAGGAAGCGGTGCAACGAAGCTTTCTCTGTGGATTAACACAGGGAGCATTTGGGTTTTGAGGATTCTCCCAATGTGGCTGTGTGTGCATTATAACATTGCAGTAGGATATATTTTTGCTATTATTTGCTGTGAAACATATTTGCGTGCAGGTATCTTTGGCTTTGTTTTTTACAAAGGCTTATGGAAGAAATATATCGCACGATTGTAA